From Bacillus basilensis, a single genomic window includes:
- a CDS encoding autorepressor SdpR family transcription factor, producing MNQAFKALADPTRRKILDLLKEGDLTAGEIAEHFDMTKPSISHHLNALKNAELIQDEKKGQFVMYSLNTTVFQDLLTWVFTFTNKGEEGK from the coding sequence TTGAATCAAGCATTCAAAGCATTAGCAGATCCAACAAGGCGAAAAATTTTAGACTTATTAAAAGAAGGTGATCTAACCGCTGGTGAGATCGCTGAACATTTCGATATGACAAAACCAAGTATTTCACACCACTTAAACGCACTTAAAAATGCTGAACTTATTCAAGATGAAAAGAAAGGTCAATTCGTTATGTACTCTTTAAACACAACTGTCTTTCAAGATTTATTGACTTGGGTGTTTACGTTTACGAATAAGGGGGAAGAGGGGAAATGA